One window of the Strix uralensis isolate ZFMK-TIS-50842 chromosome 3, bStrUra1, whole genome shotgun sequence genome contains the following:
- the FOXA2 gene encoding hepatocyte nuclear factor 3-beta isoform X1, protein MHSTSSMLGAVKMEGHEHTDWSNYYGEPESYSSVSNMNAGLGMNSMNTYMTMSAMSTTANMTAATSMNMSYANTGMSPSLTGMSPGAGAMPGMGSAGVAGMGTHLSPSMSPMGGQAGSMNALAPYTNMNSMSPIYGQSNLNRSRDPKTYRRSYTHAKPPYSYISLITMAIQQSPNKMLTLSEIYQWIMDLFPFYRQNQQRWQNSIRHSLSFNDCFLKVPRSPDKPGKGSFWTLHPDSGNMFENGCYLRRQKRFKCEKQLAAKDSGGAGGGAGGGGKKGPGQPPSQPLGEGSSSGGSEGSAGAESPASASPCQDHKRALADLKGTPGLSPGEPAASPAQHLLAPPHAGLPHDAHLKPEHHYAFNHPFSINNLMSSSEQQHHHPHHHHHHHHKMDLKAYEQVMHYSGYASPMPSSLAMGPVTNKNGLESSPLAGETSYYQGVYSRPIMNSS, encoded by the exons ATGCACTCCACTTCCAGTATGCTGGGAGCGGTGAAAATGGAAGGCCATGAGCACACGGACTGGAGCAACTACTACGGGGAGCCCGAG AGCTATTCCTCGGTGAGCAACATGAACGCGGGGCTGGGCATGAACAGCATGAACACGTATATGACCATGTCGGCCATGAGCACCACGGCCAACATGACGGCTGCCACCTCCATGAACATGTCCTACGCCAACACAGGCATGAGCCCCTCGCTCACCGGCATGTCCCCGGGCGCAGGGGCCATGCCCGGCATGGGTTCGGCCGGTGTGGCAGGTATGGGCACCCACCTGAGCCCCAGCATGAGCCCCATGGGAGGCCAAGCGGGCTCCATGAACGCCCTGGCCCCCTACACTAACATGAACTCCATGAGCCCCATCTATGGGCAATCCAACCTCAACCGCTCACGGGATCCCAAGACCTACCGGCGGAGCTACACACATGCCAAGCCGCCCTACTCCTATATCTCCCTCATCACCATGGCCATCCAGCAGTCACCCAACAAGATGCTGACGCTGAGCGAGATCTACCAGTGGATCATGGACCTCTTCCCCTTCTACCGCCAGAACCAGCAGCGCTGGCAGAACAGCATCCGCCACTCGCTCTCCTTCAATGACTGCTTCCTCAAGGTGCCCCGCTCCCCGGACAAGCCCGGCAAAGGCTCCTTCTGGACCCTGCACCCCGATTCAGGCAACATGTTTGAGAACGGCTGCTACCTGCGCCGCCAGAAGCGCTTCAAGTGCGAGAAGCAGTTGGCCGCCAAGGACAGCGGTGGGGCAGGTGGCGGGGCAGGTGGTGGGGGCAAGAAGGGGCCCGGGCAGCCCCCCAGCCAGCCTCTGGGGGAAGGCAGCTCCTCGGGGGGGTCCGAGGGCTCAGCTGGCGCTGAGTCCCCGGCCAGTGCCTCGCCGTGCCAGGACCACAAGCGTGCCCTGGCCGACTTGAAGGGCACgccggggctgagccccggggAACCAGCGGCCTCGCCAGCCCAGCACCTCCTGGCCCCCCCACATGCCGGCCTGCCCCATGACGCCCATCTCAAGCCCGAGCACCACTACGCCTTCAACCACCCCTTCTCCATCAACAACCTGATGTCCTCCTCCGAGCAGCAACACCACcaccctcaccaccaccaccaccaccaccacaaaatgGACCTGAAGGCCTACGAGCAGGTGATGCACTACTCGGGCTACGCCTCGCCCATGCCCAGCAGCCTGGCCATGGGGCCCGTAACGAACAAAAATGGCTTAGAGTCCTCCCCTTTAGCCGGAGAGACTTCTTATTACCAAGGTGTGTATTCCCGGCCCATCATGAACTCCTCCTAA
- the FOXA2 gene encoding hepatocyte nuclear factor 3-beta isoform X2 — protein sequence MLGAVKMEGHEHTDWSNYYGEPESYSSVSNMNAGLGMNSMNTYMTMSAMSTTANMTAATSMNMSYANTGMSPSLTGMSPGAGAMPGMGSAGVAGMGTHLSPSMSPMGGQAGSMNALAPYTNMNSMSPIYGQSNLNRSRDPKTYRRSYTHAKPPYSYISLITMAIQQSPNKMLTLSEIYQWIMDLFPFYRQNQQRWQNSIRHSLSFNDCFLKVPRSPDKPGKGSFWTLHPDSGNMFENGCYLRRQKRFKCEKQLAAKDSGGAGGGAGGGGKKGPGQPPSQPLGEGSSSGGSEGSAGAESPASASPCQDHKRALADLKGTPGLSPGEPAASPAQHLLAPPHAGLPHDAHLKPEHHYAFNHPFSINNLMSSSEQQHHHPHHHHHHHHKMDLKAYEQVMHYSGYASPMPSSLAMGPVTNKNGLESSPLAGETSYYQGVYSRPIMNSS from the exons ATGCTGGGAGCGGTGAAAATGGAAGGCCATGAGCACACGGACTGGAGCAACTACTACGGGGAGCCCGAG AGCTATTCCTCGGTGAGCAACATGAACGCGGGGCTGGGCATGAACAGCATGAACACGTATATGACCATGTCGGCCATGAGCACCACGGCCAACATGACGGCTGCCACCTCCATGAACATGTCCTACGCCAACACAGGCATGAGCCCCTCGCTCACCGGCATGTCCCCGGGCGCAGGGGCCATGCCCGGCATGGGTTCGGCCGGTGTGGCAGGTATGGGCACCCACCTGAGCCCCAGCATGAGCCCCATGGGAGGCCAAGCGGGCTCCATGAACGCCCTGGCCCCCTACACTAACATGAACTCCATGAGCCCCATCTATGGGCAATCCAACCTCAACCGCTCACGGGATCCCAAGACCTACCGGCGGAGCTACACACATGCCAAGCCGCCCTACTCCTATATCTCCCTCATCACCATGGCCATCCAGCAGTCACCCAACAAGATGCTGACGCTGAGCGAGATCTACCAGTGGATCATGGACCTCTTCCCCTTCTACCGCCAGAACCAGCAGCGCTGGCAGAACAGCATCCGCCACTCGCTCTCCTTCAATGACTGCTTCCTCAAGGTGCCCCGCTCCCCGGACAAGCCCGGCAAAGGCTCCTTCTGGACCCTGCACCCCGATTCAGGCAACATGTTTGAGAACGGCTGCTACCTGCGCCGCCAGAAGCGCTTCAAGTGCGAGAAGCAGTTGGCCGCCAAGGACAGCGGTGGGGCAGGTGGCGGGGCAGGTGGTGGGGGCAAGAAGGGGCCCGGGCAGCCCCCCAGCCAGCCTCTGGGGGAAGGCAGCTCCTCGGGGGGGTCCGAGGGCTCAGCTGGCGCTGAGTCCCCGGCCAGTGCCTCGCCGTGCCAGGACCACAAGCGTGCCCTGGCCGACTTGAAGGGCACgccggggctgagccccggggAACCAGCGGCCTCGCCAGCCCAGCACCTCCTGGCCCCCCCACATGCCGGCCTGCCCCATGACGCCCATCTCAAGCCCGAGCACCACTACGCCTTCAACCACCCCTTCTCCATCAACAACCTGATGTCCTCCTCCGAGCAGCAACACCACcaccctcaccaccaccaccaccaccaccacaaaatgGACCTGAAGGCCTACGAGCAGGTGATGCACTACTCGGGCTACGCCTCGCCCATGCCCAGCAGCCTGGCCATGGGGCCCGTAACGAACAAAAATGGCTTAGAGTCCTCCCCTTTAGCCGGAGAGACTTCTTATTACCAAGGTGTGTATTCCCGGCCCATCATGAACTCCTCCTAA